TTAATGATAAGAAGTCACGATTAAACGGGAGGAATGTGCGTGAAGGTCTATACAGTCCGTTTGCCAAGAATGATGAGTAGCTTTTTCCGATTTTGTGTAAAAGTCACATCAAAAGGTTCACCAAAGAAAAAATAGTAAAAATCGAGATGCAGAATTTCTGTGTCTCGATTTTTTTTGTAACAAACGGCAATTTGTCATTTTTCGAACAAAAAACACCGTTAGCAGTAATCTACTAACGGTGTTTTTAGGTGGTAAAGTCGCGATTAAACGCGTTCAACTTTACCTGATTTTAATGCTCTTGCAGAAACCCATACACGTTTTGGTTTACCATTTACTAAAATACGGACTTTTTGAAGGTTTGCACCCCAAGTACGTTTGTTGGCATTCATAGCGTGGGAACGAGCGTTACCTGAACGAGCTTTACGTCCTGTAATTACGCATTGTTTTGGCATCGTATTTCCTCCTCACAAAAGAAGCTGAAAGTATTTTGTTTCAGTTCGATATTTCACATACTTTAATAATTTATCACAGACTTTTCTCGAATGCAAGAACATTTCACTCGCCTTTCAAGAAAAAAACCTTTACAGTGTTTTATTGATGAGAGAAGGTTATCTTTTCTATTAAACAGTTGTATAGTACAATGGTGTATAGTCCATTAGACGTTAAGGGGGCATTTAATATGTCAATTGAAATGACAAATGAATTTGGTCACATCGATATTACAAACGATGTCGTGGCACAAGTAGCTGGTGGAGCTGCAATTGAGTGTTATGGAATTGTTGGTATGGCTTCTAAACACCAAATCCGAGATGGTTTAACTGATATACTTCGCAAAGAAAATTTCGCAAAAGGCGTCATCGTTCGCCAAATCGGCGAGGATATGCATGTT
The Paenisporosarcina cavernae genome window above contains:
- the rpmB gene encoding 50S ribosomal protein L28, coding for MPKQCVITGRKARSGNARSHAMNANKRTWGANLQKVRILVNGKPKRVWVSARALKSGKVERV
- a CDS encoding Asp23/Gls24 family envelope stress response protein; the protein is MSIEMTNEFGHIDITNDVVAQVAGGAAIECYGIVGMASKHQIRDGLTDILRKENFAKGVIVRQIGEDMHVDMYIVISYGTKISEVAYQVQSKVKYTLKQSLGLNVTSVNIYVQGVRVTNP